The following nucleotide sequence is from Diospyros lotus cultivar Yz01 chromosome 3, ASM1463336v1, whole genome shotgun sequence.
GGTGGGTCAACGGCGAGTTTCCGGCCTCGGCGGCCGGGGAGAAGAGCTCGAGGTGTTGGAAGATGGAAGGGTCGAGAGGGTGGGATGGGGAGTACCATTTGGAGAAGGACAGCGGGGTGTTGATGAAGCCGGCGCGTTTCAGTATCTTGGAGATGTAGTGGAATTCCTCGCCACAGCTGGTGGTGGCGCCGTTAGAGCTGTCGCCGCAGGTGGTGGGGGGCGTGAGGGAGGCTTCTTGCTTGGCGTACGTCCGCTGGCTCGCACAACAAGATAACTGTGTGCTCCTTTTCGATGAAAGAGTCTCTGATGCCTCGGCCTGCTTCTGCACCTACAATTATATACGCAAACTACTCATTAAAACTTTGAATGTCATATAATTTCCGGTCACATTTGTCTACTGGTTTAATAAGTAGAAGCGTGAAATGTTTTTAtgaaaatcttaattttaaccATTCTCCTCCGCTGCGTTTTCTCTCTTTACCATGCAAAAGAAATTACTcgctttaaaagaaaaagaagaagaaaataagaatgagaattatatttatacgtaatttattataaaaagataattttcacaattcatattaatctgactttttttttttatcataaaagaACAATGTAACCAATGTTTAacagtaaaataaaaacattacaaAGACAGTAGTCGATATGCATTAACGCCAAAATATATACCTGATTTTGGGCTACTTTtgttgatgaagaagaagaatctttCCGGGCAGGGAAAAGGGTAGGGCCATTAACGTTGAGAAGCTCACTTGACAAAGGAGTTTTCTTGCACTTCTTCTCCGAGAGGCTTGCTCTACCTGTTGTTGATGGCCGAACAAAGGGCTCCTCTTGCTTGTTCCTTTTCAGAGTTGCCATACTTTTCCTGGCCTTGACCTGGTCCGGATTTGGCTGGTAGCGCTGCATCTTCTTCTGCTCTACCAAAGCAGATGAAACTTTACCTGATTGGGATTGAACATCAACTGATGAAGAAGATAATGGTGATGGCGACAGTTTCGGAGAGTGGCCACTGAGCTGGTCTTTAATGGCTGGTCCAGGCTCGTTCTTCAGTTCATGAAACCTAAGCCTGGGCGAGCAAGAAGGCGTTGATTGCTTACTGGTTGGTCTTGCCTCATCACTGATCACTTTCACTGAATTCTTGGACCCTTTCTTTGATTTGAGCAAAACAGCATGATCAGGACCATAATCTCTGTTCCTGGTCATGGTGTTAGTAATGTCCAGGCCGGCTTTTCTACTGCTGACACTCTCTTTAACTTGCTTCACAATCTGCCTCGCATAGAAATCTGAGTACGCTTCGCTTCCGCCCATGTGAAAGTTCTCTTTGTTGATTTGCAGCGAAAGCCTGTGATGATCGACGTCCGATCTTCTGGCCGATGATATTCTGGGTGTTTCCGGCAACGACCGGCTTCCAATTATGTCGTTGTATTCGAATGTAGCAGAGCTGCTTCTTTGCCGCTTTTGAACGAGTTGTTTTGGACATTGAAGATAAGGGTTTGATGGAAAGTTTTTCAGGGAAGATGAAGAACAGGGAGAGGGAGTTTCAGGAAGAAGATCGAGACCCATCAATCTGGCCACAAGATTGGGAGTTTTGGCTCCGGGAGAGCTGCTGTATTCTGAGGATAAATCATGATCCGTTCTGGCTCTGGAAGCTCCGTCTTTCGATCTAACAGTGCCGCCACTTGTTTTGATTTGAATACCCATCTAGATTGAGGATTGGATCCAGCATGAAATCATTGTTATCATCATTGTGTACTTTGGAGCGAATGGAATCTTTTCAAACGAACGTTGGAAGtagaaaataacattaaaaaattttTGGCGAGAGGATAAGGATTATAGTTATATCTTACTGGAATATCTAGCGtaatttcctccttttctttcaaGGTGGACGGAAAGGAAGCAGCCTCCATCTCCAAGCTGTTCCTCGGTGCTTCCACTCCTGCATTTCATAAAACCCACAACTCAAATTTCTCAAAGAAACAGACACCCAAAGTACATATAGCTAGAAACTAAGGCATAAATTAAGATGATAACATTCCAAATGGAGATAGAATAGAACGAAGGTCCACCTTTGAGCACATCATCGGATTCTTCTGGAAGGAAAGAGTCAGTCTTGAAAGAGGGTACTTGCTGGTGTAAAGCGAACTGAAACTGACGGAAATCGAAGATTTGAAAGACGGCGGCCATGCAGCCGGAGGGCGGCTCGTCTCTCTgagctcctcctcctccgcccTTTGCGGCTTTTCCGCCGCCCCCCCAGTAGAACCAATCTCTGCCCATATCTGGCCACTGGGTAAGCTTCTCTTCTACTTTCTCCTTTAAGGACAGCAAAGGAAGATTCCTTATGAAAATGACTAATAATAATGGTGATGGTAGGGAAGAAAAAACTATAAAGCAGCTAGCAAGGTGGATGATTATAATGGAGCGGGAAAAGCGGATCCATACATCAAAGGATGAAAACTTGGACCAGATTTTTGAGTTTGGCTTCGATAGAGAATTTTGAGTACAAGCAAACGGCTCCTCCAGTACTGAATGCTTTACTgtttcttctcctctctctctctctctctctctctctctctctcgctctctctcaatgataataatttatctGCTATTTTATATATCTTCACACTGACACTCACTCCCAAGTATGACCAGAGAGAGAACCAACTCTGCCATATtcactactctctctctctctctctctcgcgtaTGATGATGCAATGGCCATCCTCTGGGGTTTCAAATACGAGGAGGGTTATTGGGGATCCGGCCGCAATATTTGTTTATTgaatcatcattttttttattattggccTGCAGATTTACCTTAATTACATCCGTAACTCTACGCAaattttcactctctctctctctctatctattgGGAGCATATATCCATGACTTCGGATAACACTAACATCGATTATAAATTCCAATCTTATTAAATAAAGTGATGAGTTATATGAATTATACACATCATCGCTATTTataattatagttttaaaaaaCTGTTATGCTTTATATTACGTTTAACAGTTTTTcactaattcttttttttttttttttatcttcatctctttttttatttgtttggatAGGTTAGATTATAACCGAAACccaacaaagagaacataaACAAACCCAAACTACTACACATGAGGAGACGTCAAAATCAACCAGCAACTATAACAAACATATAAGCCTTTTAACCAACAACAGACTAACTGAAGTTACTGAACGCACGAGGGTTCATTTGGCAAAATTGTTTGACTGCTTCTAAGTTATATCAATAGCTTATAAGCTGTTAACAAAAGTTGATGAAGTAATTAGTTGTACCTCACCAACGTTTAAATTAAATAGCTTAAACAGTGTTGCTACAGCATTTTGCAAAAGTTATTGGGAGATAGTTTTTGCCAAACACCGCCTATTTAGAAGCTGAGTTGACCAAGCATTACACCATTTTACccttatctcttttctttttttttttgttaattttcaacCATGCCCTCTCTTCTTCAACCTCTATCTttcgtcgtcttcttcttcttcttcttcttctttttcagctCTTCTGACTGCAACCGTTGACCATCGCTGTCACCCCCATTGGTTGCTTCTCATCAGCAATCGCCTCCATCGACAATATCGATTGTCATCTCCCCCACTACTGCTCCCATCGTCTCTTTCGTGGCCCCATCTGTCGTTGCTCGTCGCCTCCCCTCTTTCCCGCTGCcatctgtgtatatatatgtatatatatatataacaacaataacaaacaataatatataaatatttatatatataataatattatattaatatatttttaataattatgtataatgtattaacatttaatgatgaaattttatatcattcaacatgtttattttcgtctttttatcaaattgtaaTAGGTTATCAGTTCtttcaaattaaacatataactattaactgatagtttaaaaatatatttatccaaacacattatcagcTTAAACGTCACCTAATTTAAACGTTATAATCAGTTTAAATACTACATACGTTAcaaactataaaaataaaagtctAACCAAACTAAGCATACGCGGAGAAAGCATAACCAATAAGGAGCTTAAGTGTGAGATTACAGAGTGTGGCAAAATGACCCAACAGAGCCACAACAGATACCTAGATAATACACCCAGGCTTGCCAGAGCAAAGAAATCTAGGATGCAAGCAATGTTGGAATATAAACAGAAAAAGGCTACAACCCATATAATTAACATAGCCTTCGCTTTAattataaaacaatattttacaaaaaaaaaagaaaattggctGTATAAAGTTTCTATACAAAGTTATGGTATACATAGAATTTAGTATTTGTCACATCGTCCAATATGGAAAGCAAATAATGTGAAGATGAATCACATAGAATATTGTAAATGATTTGCAACGATGTGTAGTATGTCATATATTATTTGCTAACTATTGAAATTTAACAAAGACTGgtaatgttttataattaaaCCAATGATAAAGTTTGATAAGATTATTAAAAACATgtttctaattttgaaaaataaagaaaaaggtcagtacattttttttcttaatttacccTAACAATCCGTTCATTAATTAGAAACAGAACAGAGCCTATACCGTAACTAAAAGCAACCAACATagaagaaaattacaaaaaactaAACTACATGACTTGCAAACTTAAAATCTAGGGTACAATAAAGCCCAATTATTATACCTCAGGAAAAACACCTAATGAGGCCCATCAATGGCCTCCAAACCTAGCTAAAAGGCTACAACCCAATCAAAATACCCTAAAAACAAGAAAGCACGATTACGCCAGAAAAAAAAGGAACCTTCTAGCTTTGATTGACAGTCTCTTCGTCTTCGTCGTCTATCTTCTTTGTCCCTCTGCGCTATGACTCACTATCACCGACCTACACTACACCCCATGTGACTTGCTGCCAATTGAACCAAAGTCTCAAGTTGAGGGGTCCTTTTCATGCAACTCATCTTCTTCATTCAGCTTGAGGTATATGTAGCTTTTCTGTTGATATAAAGATTTTGTCATTTGAAGTCTTCTCTCATTCAAATGCCtaatttatgcttttttttacgattattatttattatttagaattGAAGGAAATGGCAACCCCACACATGAAGGTAGTAACGGTCCCAGCTAGTTGGGTTATTGATGATGATAAAAATAAACCCTTGTTAAAGTATGTGACTAAATTGGGAAGAATGGAAGGtggtgaaattaaatttttcttttacttataATTAGtactataataatattattacattacattacattCAAGGGGTCATATTCAAAAGTGAAGGCACCCTTtgttaaaaatttcaaattttagaatcACAATGTTCTAATTAAAGTTactacatatataatatttgagTAATCAAGATGAAAAATTTACAAGATGCAACTGagttgaaagtaaaaaaaaattacatgtcAAAATTACGTGCCACTGGCCATCTTCACCTTCTTGAAAATTTCTTACTTTTCTTAAGCGACAAGGATATGagcttaaaaaaagaaaggtttcaagtaaatttgttcttgaattaaaaatgcatttaataTGCAAGCCAAAGAAAGACCAATTAGATTGTGAAATTAATTAGATGAATATTGTTTCATTCAAGTGGGCTTCCTTTTAACcttgctagctagctaggaaTCCTTGCTATACTTTTGCTACatataatcatatatattggAAGTTACATGCCTAGCTATATATAGGTTATAATAATGCTTTTATAGAACAACAttgtttcaaaaagaaattaaggtcCAATATTGAGAGATTGCATGAACCAATTAATTAAAGGGACATGGAGAGATAAAAGGAGTTACTTAGCGTGTGATGGTTGGTCTGATCCTCAAAGAAGACCTcctattagttttttttttttttttttttgcaattagaAAAAGAGGACCTATGTTCATTAAAGTTGTTAATTGTGAAGATgaatataaagataaataatttatttttaatttaattaaggaaggaATACAAGAGATCGGGTCATCTTATGcaattattattgataatattttgatttgtagAAGTACTTTTTTATGAGATGATGAGaatgacaaatataaataaaatttgtctttatttgattCGTGACATGTGATATTCTATGTTAGTTAAAGTGAGGGTTATCATATATAGATTTAAAAAGAATGGAGAAAatgaacatttatttttttggaatattgttgcgaagaaaattttaaaagataaatgaaataaaaacaatgTTCCTCTTCATTActtagtttattttttgaatttgagataaCTTTTAAAttctaatgtatttttaaaatttattatttatatcattatataattatctaatatatatatattaagatattCAAGTAAATAAACTTCCAAGGTATAGATAGAGCggtcaaataaataatatatcgaGTTTGCACTAATAATTCgtgagtttaatttttgtcttatgtaataagataaaattttacatttgcgatttattctttttgttaaaattaaaaatacaaacgACAGGGTCGTGCAAGgacaatcatttcaaaatattcaagtaataaatttttaaagaatacaACTCATATTCCTCCAAATAGTGGTCTAGAAATTTTGGTATAAACACACATACATTATCGTTATATCGCGGGGTCCCTATCCG
It contains:
- the LOC127796468 gene encoding uncharacterized protein LOC127796468, coding for MGRDWFYWGGGGKAAKGGGGGAQRDEPPSGCMAAVFQIFDFRQFQFALHQQVPSFKTDSFLPEESDDVLKGVEAPRNSLEMEAASFPSTLKEKEEITLDIPMGIQIKTSGGTVRSKDGASRARTDHDLSSEYSSSPGAKTPNLVARLMGLDLLPETPSPCSSSSLKNFPSNPYLQCPKQLVQKRQRSSSATFEYNDIIGSRSLPETPRISSARRSDVDHHRLSLQINKENFHMGGSEAYSDFYARQIVKQVKESVSSRKAGLDITNTMTRNRDYGPDHAVLLKSKKGSKNSVKVISDEARPTSKQSTPSCSPRLRFHELKNEPGPAIKDQLSGHSPKLSPSPLSSSSVDVQSQSGKVSSALVEQKKMQRYQPNPDQVKARKSMATLKRNKQEEPFVRPSTTGRASLSEKKCKKTPLSSELLNVNGPTLFPARKDSSSSSTKVAQNQVQKQAEASETLSSKRSTQLSCCASQRTYAKQEASLTPPTTCGDSSNGATTSCGEEFHYISKILKRAGFINTPLSFSKWYSPSHPLDPSIFQHLELFSPAAEAGNSPLTHRCNRKLIFHLADEILAQILKPNYMQKPWVYYNHHILGSELIQKLCSRIKSFPSVNCQVLEDIDGLIEKDLCRSELQGYSSMAPWEDESEAIVAGVVGGIVESLVVETAVEFAQESWGAMNNLIIM